A section of the Castanea sativa cultivar Marrone di Chiusa Pesio chromosome 12, ASM4071231v1 genome encodes:
- the LOC142619948 gene encoding hyoscyamine 6-dioxygenase-like: MEHLVSSWCNDRSLPESYILPPEDRPGMLPLGKNIPVVDLGAHDQTDILQQILEASQEFGMFQVINHGVPSNLIDEAMGVFKEFHALSAEDKAIETSKDPDKSCYMYTSSHNYATEKFHFWRDGLLHHCNPLEKYIQFWPDKPPKYREVVAIYTAELRKVGFRILEFIAQGLGLNPDHFSSELGENQVLLVNHYPPCPDPSLTLGLCKHRDPLVINILLQSDVYGLEVFKDEEWIGVEPIPNAFVVTLGVLMQIISNGKLKGAEHRVVTNSNLARTTASFALHPLYETLIEPAKALVDASNPALCKSFSFKDFMIKYRAAASYGTAFEELLSGTPD; the protein is encoded by the exons ATGGAGCACCTTGTTTCAAGCTGGTGCAATGATCGATCCTTGCCAGAATCGTATATACTCCCACCAGAAGATAGACCAGGGATGCTTCCTCTAGGCAAAAATATTCCAGTGGTTGATCTTGGGGCTCATGATCAAACCGATATACTTCAACAAATTTTGGAAGCCAGCCAAGAGTTTGGAATGTTTCAG GTGATCAACCATGGAGTCCCTAGCAACTTAATAGATGAGGCCATGGGTGTTTTTAAGGAGTTTCATGCATTATCTGCCGAGGACAAGGCAATCGAAACTTCGAAGGACCCCGATAAGAGCTGCTACATGTATACAAGTAGTCATAATTATGCAACTGAAAAGTTTCACTTCTGGAGGGATGGATTGTTACACCATTGTAATCCTTTAGAGAAATACATCCAATTTTGGCCTGATAAGCCACCTAAATATCG AGAAGTTGTTGCGATATATACAGCTGAATTAAGGAAGGTGGGCTTTAGGATTTTGGAGTTCATTGCTCAAGGCTTGGGACTCAACCCCGATCATTTTAGCAGTGAACTTGGTGAAAATCAAGTACTGTTGGTCAATCACTATCCACCATGCCCAGACCCAAGTTTAACCTTGGGTTTGTGCAAACATAGAGACCCTCTTGTCATTAATATTCTTCTTCAAAGTGATGTATATGGGCTTGAAGTCTTCAAGGATGAGGAATGGATTGGTGTTGAACCTATTCCTAATGCTTTTGTGGTCACCTTAGGTGTTCTGATGCAG ATTATTAGCAATGGGAAGTTGAAAGGTGCTGAACATCGAGTGGTGACAAATTCGAATTTAGCCCGGACAACTGCTTCCTTCGCTCTTCATCCTTTGTATGAAACACTTATAGAACCAGCAAAAGCTTTGGTTGATGCAAGCAATCCTGCACTCTGTAAGTCCTTCTCATTCAAAGACTTTATGATCAAATACAGAGCCGCTGCCTCCTACGGTACAGCATTTGAGGAGCTTTTAAGTGGTACTCCTGATTAG
- the LOC142620984 gene encoding hyoscyamine 6-dioxygenase-like: protein MEDLLVSSWCNDRAVPETYIFPPEQRPGKLIDVPVGNNIPVVDLGVHDQTQIIQQIFEAGQDFGFFQVINHGVPNHLMDDAMSVFKEFHAMSGKDKTIECSKDPNKSCSVYTGSQNYAKEKFHLWRDGLLHLCNPQEKYIQFWPEKPTRYREVVGPYTTEVRKLGFRILEFISQGLGISPGHFSSGLAENPILLVNHYPPCPDPSLTLGQGKHTDPSIINILLQSEVYGLQVFKDKEWIGVKPIPYAFVVNIGYPLQIICNGKLKGAEHRVVTNSNLARTTASFFINPLDEIIIEPAKTLVDASNPALYRSLLYKDFLIKYVAASGNTRALEEAFSNSTE, encoded by the exons ATGGAGGATCTTCTTGTTTCAAGCTGGTGTAATGATCGAGCTGTGCCAGAAACGTATATATTCCCACCGGAACAAAGACCAGGGAAGCTTATTGATGTTCCTGTAGGCAACAATATTCCAGTGGTTGATCTTGGGGTTCATGATCAGACTCAGataattcaacaaatttttgaaGCTGGCCAAGACTTTGGATTCTTTCAG GTGATCAACCATGGAGTCCCTAACCACTTAATGGATGATGCCATGAGTGTTTTTAAGGAGTTTCATGCAATGTCTGGCAAGGACAAAACAATTGAATGCTCAAAGGACCCCAATAAGAGCTGCTCCGTCTACACAGGCAGTCAAAATTATGCAAAAGAAAAGTTCCACCTCTGGAGGGATGGATTGTTACACCTTtgtaatcctcaagaaaaatacATCCAATTTTGGCCTGAAAAACCAACTAGATATCG AGAAGTTGTTGGGCCATATACAACTGAAGTAAGGAAGTTGGGGTTTAGAATTTTGGAGTTCATTTCCCAAGGCTTGGGAATCAGCCCTGGTCATTTTAGCAGTGGACTTGCTGAAAATCCAATACTGTTGGTCAATCACTATCCACCATGCCCAGACCCAAGTTTAACCTTGGGACAGGGCAAACATACAGACCCTAGCATCATCAATATTCTTCTTCAAAGTGAAGTATATggacttcaagtcttcaaggaTAAGGAATGGATTGGTGTCAAACCTATTCCTTATGCTTTTGTGGTTAACATAGGTTATCCTTTGCAG ATTATCTGTAATGGGAAGTTGAAAGGTGCTGAACATCGAGTGGtgacaaattcaaatttagcTCGGACAACTGCTTCCTTCTTTATTAATCCATTAGATGAAATAATTATAGAACCAGCAAAAACTTTGGTTGATGCAAGCAATCCTGCGCTCTATAGGTCCTTGCTATACAAAGACTTTCTTATCAAATATGTAGCTGCCTCCGGCAACACTCGAGCATTAGAGGAGGCTTTTAGTAATAGTACTGAATAG